From Eubacterium sp. 1001713B170207_170306_E7, the proteins below share one genomic window:
- a CDS encoding cytidylate kinase-like family protein has translation MKYNIVTIEREYASGGREIGYRTAEKLGIPYYGKEILEMAARKKGVSPEYLEALEETPTNSFFYSVYMLSKNMRGDTPGLPENDALRLAEAEIITELAAEGPCVIIGRCASHALRKRKDVLNVFIHSSWDARIKRAVETYGVDAASAETVLKKFDKRRACYYNSHTGRKWSDPEGYHMILDANKLGIGKCVEILEKAVE, from the coding sequence ATGAAATACAATATTGTGACGATTGAGCGGGAATACGCCAGCGGTGGCCGGGAGATCGGCTACCGCACCGCTGAAAAGCTGGGCATTCCCTATTATGGAAAAGAAATACTGGAGATGGCCGCCAGGAAGAAGGGCGTTTCTCCGGAATACCTTGAGGCGCTGGAGGAAACCCCAACCAACAGCTTCTTTTACTCGGTCTATATGCTGTCTAAAAATATGAGGGGGGACACGCCCGGCCTGCCGGAAAATGACGCCCTGCGCCTGGCGGAAGCTGAAATCATCACCGAGCTGGCTGCCGAGGGCCCCTGCGTAATCATTGGCCGCTGTGCCAGCCACGCCCTCAGAAAGCGAAAGGACGTCCTGAATGTCTTTATCCACAGCAGCTGGGACGCCCGGATAAAACGGGCCGTGGAAACCTACGGCGTGGACGCGGCCAGCGCCGAGACGGTGCTGAAGAAGTTTGACAAACGCCGCGCCTGCTACTACAACAGCCATACGGGCCGCAAATGGAGCGACCCCGAGGGCTACCACATGATTCTGGACGCCAACAAGCTGGGGATTGGAAAGTGTGTGGAGATTTTGGAAAAGGCTGTGGAATAA
- a CDS encoding ABC transporter ATP-binding protein, whose product MSNKVTKKNTPTPPKRRGGPMGGGAVMASGEKAKDFKGTLKKLLAYLKPHRVAVTFVVIFAVASTIFNIVGPKILGQATTKIFEGVMNMIANTGSGIDFEGIAKILLFLVGLYIISAIFSALQGFLMTGVSMRVTYKLRENTFAKINRLPFKYFDKTSYGEVLSFLTNDIETVNQTLNQSLTQIITSVATVIGILVMMLSISWQMTLVTLCIIPLSFVFIVLVVKRSQKYFSSQQEYLGHINGHIEEIYGGHSVVQAFNNEEEAYKTFEGLNNNLYGSAWKSQFLSSLMQPIMAFIGNLGYVAVCILGGYLAVNGRISVGDIQAFIQYVRQFNQPISQIANMSNIMQMTMAAAERVFTFLAEEEEVPDPQNPVSPAEVQGNVTFDHVRFGYNPNKIIINDFSAQVKEGQKVAIVGPTGAGKTTIIKLLMRFYDVDSGAILVDGHNIKDFRRNDLRSLFGMVLQDTWLYNGTIADNIRYGRLDATDEEVHQAAVAAQVDHFVRTLPDGYGMVLNEEANNVSQGQKQLLTIARAILADPKILILDEATSSVDTRTEILIQKAMDNLMHGRTSFVIAHRLSTIKNADCIFVMKDGDIIEQGTHEALLAQNGFYADLYNSQFEVEEEA is encoded by the coding sequence ATGTCGAATAAGGTAACGAAAAAAAACACTCCAACGCCTCCAAAACGCCGTGGAGGCCCCATGGGCGGCGGCGCTGTGATGGCGAGCGGTGAAAAGGCAAAGGACTTTAAGGGCACCCTTAAAAAGCTTCTGGCCTATCTGAAGCCGCACCGGGTCGCGGTGACCTTTGTTGTGATCTTCGCTGTGGCCTCAACCATCTTTAACATCGTCGGTCCGAAAATTCTGGGCCAGGCGACCACCAAGATTTTTGAGGGCGTAATGAACATGATCGCCAACACGGGCAGCGGCATTGACTTTGAAGGCATCGCGAAAATTCTGCTGTTTTTGGTGGGCCTGTATATTATCTCCGCCATCTTCTCGGCCCTGCAGGGCTTTTTGATGACCGGCGTGTCCATGCGGGTCACCTACAAGCTGCGTGAGAACACCTTCGCGAAAATCAACCGCCTGCCCTTTAAGTATTTTGATAAAACCAGTTACGGCGAGGTGCTGTCGTTTCTGACCAACGACATCGAAACCGTCAACCAGACCCTTAACCAGAGTCTGACCCAGATCATCACTTCGGTGGCCACTGTGATCGGGATTCTGGTCATGATGCTCTCCATCAGCTGGCAGATGACCCTGGTGACCCTGTGCATCATTCCACTGTCCTTTGTGTTCATCGTGCTGGTGGTCAAGCGCTCCCAGAAGTATTTCAGCAGTCAGCAGGAATACCTGGGCCATATCAACGGCCATATCGAGGAAATCTACGGCGGGCACTCGGTGGTCCAGGCCTTTAACAATGAGGAGGAGGCCTATAAGACTTTTGAGGGCCTTAACAACAACCTGTACGGCTCGGCCTGGAAATCGCAGTTTCTCTCCAGCCTCATGCAGCCCATCATGGCCTTTATCGGCAACCTGGGCTATGTGGCGGTGTGTATTCTGGGCGGCTACCTGGCCGTCAACGGACGGATCTCCGTCGGGGATATTCAGGCCTTTATCCAGTATGTGCGCCAGTTTAACCAGCCGATCTCCCAGATTGCCAACATGTCCAACATCATGCAGATGACCATGGCGGCGGCTGAGCGTGTCTTTACCTTCCTGGCCGAAGAAGAAGAAGTGCCAGACCCGCAGAATCCGGTATCGCCGGCAGAGGTTCAGGGCAACGTGACCTTCGACCATGTGCGTTTTGGCTACAACCCGAACAAGATCATCATCAATGATTTCTCCGCTCAGGTGAAGGAGGGCCAGAAGGTGGCCATTGTCGGGCCGACTGGGGCCGGGAAAACCACCATCATCAAGCTGCTCATGCGGTTCTATGATGTGGATTCCGGCGCGATTCTGGTAGACGGCCACAACATTAAGGACTTTAGAAGAAACGACCTCAGAAGCCTGTTTGGCATGGTGCTCCAGGATACCTGGCTGTACAACGGCACCATTGCCGACAACATCCGCTACGGCCGGCTGGACGCCACCGACGAGGAGGTACACCAGGCTGCTGTGGCCGCCCAGGTCGACCACTTTGTCAGAACCCTGCCCGACGGCTATGGCATGGTGCTGAACGAGGAAGCGAACAATGTGTCCCAGGGACAGAAGCAGCTGCTGACCATCGCCCGGGCGATTTTGGCAGACCCCAAAATCCTGATCCTCGACGAGGCCACCAGCTCGGTCGATACCCGTACCGAGATCCTGATTCAGAAAGCCATGGATAACCTGATGCACGGGCGCACCAGCTTTGTCATTGCCCACCGCCTGTCCACCATCAAAAACGCGGACTGCATCTTTGTCATGAAGGACGGCGACATCATCGAGCAGGGCACCCACGAGGCGCTGCTGGCCCAGAACGGCTTCTACGCCGACCTGTACAACAGCCAGTTTGAAGTGGAAGAGGAGGCGTAA